DNA from Hypanus sabinus isolate sHypSab1 chromosome 31, sHypSab1.hap1, whole genome shotgun sequence:
aggccacagtttaagaataaggggcaggccatttagaacggagttgaggaaaaactttttcacccagagagttgtggatttgtggaatgctctgcctcagaaggcagtggaggccaattctctggatgctttcaagaaagagttagatagagctcaaagatagcggagtcaagggatatggggagagggcaggaacggggtactgattgtggatgatcagccatgatcacagtgaatggcagcgctggctcgaagggccgaatggccgactcccGCTCCCAGCTCTGACTCCTGTCCGCGAGCTCGCAGCAGACTGGCTCCTAAATGACGGCGAGACTGAGGACAGAAAGGAGGCGGGGAGCCCAGCGGAGCGTTGCCGTGGCAATGACCTACCCCCTCGATGTCACTGGTCACCGATTTCAGGAAGGAGGGGGTGGCGGTGCACGTGCTCCACCCTCCGCCGAGGGGGTTGAGGGCTTCCAGTCCCTCCCTCGATGCGATCGCCACCGACGGCCGCGTCCCGGCCCAGCAACTTCGACGACACGGCCAAGCCGGCTCGCCAGCTCTGAGCGAGATCCGGCACATCGCCCTCCCTGTCCAAGTCGTGGGCACGGCTCCGCACATCACAGAAACTGGCCTCCCCCCCACCCGCGTGGGCTCTGTCCACTCCTCCCGctgccacccacccaccccagactctCTCTCCTCCCGACTATCGGGCAGAAGActcgaggtacaggagcctgaagacagacactcagcgattcaggaacagcttcttcccctctgccatcagggaggaggtacaggagcctgaagacacacactcaacgattcaggaacagcttcttcccctctgccatcagggaggaggtacaggagcatgaagacacacactcagcgattcaggaacagcttcttcccctctgccatcagggaggaggtacaggagcatgaagacacacactcagcgattcaggaacagcttcttcccctctgccatcagggaggaggtacaggagcatgaagacacacactcagcgattcaggaacagcttcttcccctctgccatcagggaggaggtacaggagcctgaaggcatgcactcaacgattcaggaacagcttcttcccctccgccatcagggaggaggtacaggagcctgaaggcacacactcaacgattcaggaacagcttcttcccctctgccattagggaggaggtacaggagcctgaagacacacactcagcgattcaggaatagcttcttcccctctgcgatcagggaggaggtacaggagcctgaagacacacactcagcgattcaggaacagcttcttcccctctgcgatcagggagggggtacaggagcctgaagacacacactcaacgattcaggaacagcttcttcccctctgccatcagggaggaggtacaggagcctgaagacacacactcaacgattcaggaacagcttcatcccctctgcgatcagggaggaggtacaggagcctgaagacacacactcagcgattcaggaacagcttcttcccctctgccatcagggaggaggtacaggagcctgaaggcatgcactcaacgattcaggaacagcttcttcccctccgccatcagggaggaggtacaggagcctgaaggcacacactcaacgattcaggaacaacttcttcccctctgccattagggaggaggtacaggagcctgaagacacacactcagcgattcaggaatagcttcttcccctctgcgatcagggaggaggtacaggagcctgaagacacacactcagcgattcaggaacagcttcttcccctctgcgatcagggagggggtacaggagcctgaagacacacactcaacgattcaggaacagcttcttcccctctgccatcagggaggaggtacaggagcctgaagacacacactcaacgattcaggaacagcttcatcccctctgccatcagggaggaggtacaggagcctgaagacacacactcagcgattcaggaacagcttcttcccctctgccatccgattcctacaCGGACATCGAGCCCACCATCTCACTGTTTTCTGGCTCTCCTTCTGCGCTACTTAATTTTATATAAAACCTTAAatgaaacatacactcagtggccactttattaggtacacccgctcgttaacgcaaatatctaatcagccaatcgtgcgGCAGCAACTCGGTGCGTAAAAGCACACCGACGCGGCCAAGAGGCTCagctgttgctcagaccaaacatcggaatgggggggggggtaaatgtggctttgaccgtggaatgattgctggcgccagatggggtggcttgaggatctcagaagctgctgggaTTGGTGCGAAAAATGGGGGGAAAAAATCCACTGatgggcagttctgtgggtgaagagaCCCCGTTAATGAGGGAGGTTGGAAGGGAACGGCCGGACCGGTTCGAGCTGacgggaaggcgacagtaacgcAAATAACCTcacagtggtgtgcggaagagcatctgtGAACGAACAATTCACCAAACCTTGATCTATctaatatacatacacacacgctGAGTGGCCACGGTACTAGGCTCCTTCTATAAATACTAAACTGGCCACTGGGTAAATGTTCCTGGTCCTCGGCTGCTGTAGCACGTCCGCTTCAGGGTTAAACCCCCGGCCGctgccctctgacctctctcgccATGCGCTCTGCGATGCCGCCGTTTCCTCCCAAGTCCCGCCGACGTGTGGAATCGGCCTCTGTGAGTTGTGACTCCGTGTGTGGGGCGAGGGGCAGGAGCAGCGCGAGCGGGGGGGCCCGAATGGCCTCCCGCGGGGCCGTTAGGTGTTCTCCGCCGTGTCGGGAATTTTCACCGGAGGCCGTTCGGCATCTGCAGCCTGTCGCGGACTGAGGTGGGGGCAGGTCTGGAACTGTGTGATGCAGGGGGAGGGCAGTCTGCTAACCTGTTCCCTTTCGTTCCAGCCCTCACTGATTCCTCGAGAAGCTCGGCAGCAGGCAAGCCAAGGTAGGGCGCTGAATCCGGATCTTCGAGTTGCCACTCACAGCAAAGCACCGGGACAGAGGgttcgctccacaccgtcccatcacacactcccggggtcagacacagagtgaagctccctccacaccgtcccatcacacactcccggggtcagacacagagtgaagctccctccacaccgtcccatcacacactcccggggtcagacacagagtgaagctccctccacaccgtcccatcacacactcccggggtcagacacagagtgaaactccctccacaccgtcccatcacacactcctggggtcagacacagagtgaatctccctccacacagtcccatcacacactcccggggtcagacacagggtgaagctccctccacaccgtcccatcacacactcccggggtcagacacagagtgaagctccctccacaccgtcccatcacacactcccggggtcagacacagagtgaatctccctccacaccgtcccatcacacactcacggggtcagacacagagtgaagctccctccacaccgtcccatcacacactcccggggtcagacacagagtgaatctccctccacaccgtcccatcacacactcccggggtcagacacagagtgaaactccctctacaccgtcccatcacacactcccagggtcagacacagagtgaagctccctctacaccgtcccatcacacactcccggggtcagacacggagtgaatctccctccacaccgtcccatcacacactcctggggtcagacacagagtgaatctccctccacatcgtcccatcacacactcccggggtcagacacagactgaatctccctccacaccgtcccatcacacactcctggggtcagacacagagtgaagctccctccacaccgtcccatcacacactcccagggtcagacacagagtgaaactccctccacaccgtcccattacacactcccggggtcagacacagagtgaagctccctccacaccgtcccatcacacactcccggggtcagacacagagtgaagctccctccacaccgtcccatcacacactcccggggtcagacacagagtgaagctccctccacacagtcccatcacacactcccggggtcagacacagagtgaagctccctccacaccgtcccatcacacactcccggggtcagacacagagtgaagctccctccacaccgtcccatcacacactcccggggtcagacacagagtgaagctccctccacaccatcccatcacacactcccagggtcagacacagagtgaatctccctccacaccatcccatcacaaactcccggggtcagacacagagtgaagctccctccacaccgtcccatcacacactcccggggtcagacacagagtgaagctccctccacaccgtcccatcacacactcccggggtcagacacagagtgaagctccctccacacagtcccatcacacacttccggggtcagacacggagtggagctccctccacaccgtcccatcacacactcccggggtcagacacagagtgaagctccctccacaccgtcccatcacacactcccggggtcagacacagagtgaatctccctccacaccgtcccgtcacacactcccgggtcagacacagagtgaatctccctccacaccgtcccatcacacactcccggggtcagacatagagtgaagctccctccacaccgtcccatcactcactcccggggtcagacacagagtgaagctccctccacaccgtcccatcacccactcccggggtcagacacagagtgaatctccctccacactgtcccatcacccactcccggggtcagacacagagtgaagctccctccacaccgtcccatcacacactcccggggtcagacacagagtgaaactccctccacaccgtcccatcacacactcccggggtcagacacagaaggtCCGTCTGATGTTGttagaaacccacacggtcacacaTAAACACGTGAACAGCTGGAGTTCAGGATTTAACCCGAACAGCGACTCTACCCACTGCGTCACTGAGGGACGAAGGCTGGAGGAGGGAGCGAGGAGGTGGGTGTTGTGGGTGGTTTCGGGGCGGGTGTGCGAACTCTGACGGCCGCCCCGTCTGTCCCGGCAGCCATGATGTGGATGGACGTGTACTGGCGGTCGGTGTGCCAGACCCGCGAGACGCTGGTGGCCATCAACAGCGAGTACCCCAACGAGGTGGAGTACATCTTCGTGCCCTCCTGTGTCCTTCTCACCCGCTGCTCCGGATGCTGTAACGACGAGCAGCTCCAGTGTGTCCCGACGAACACTGACACCGTCCTCATGCAGGTAACCCAGCTCCGTCCCTCTCCCCGTACCTGTCGCTCATTccgtccctctcccttcccccacaaaCAACGACAGCCCGGCTCCAGATGGTTAACTACCCCCTCCCACCCTTTTCCCCACCCCGCCCCCATCCAACCAAGTTCAGCTTTCTTTTGCGATGAGCCCGCAGTTTCCCGGTCTCTGATGCCATTTATTCGATGACTCGGCGGTGGTGGGATTCGAACCGGCTGCTGGTCCTGGAGCTTAACCACTGAGCCAGCTGCCAGAGCTGCCGGCCGGTCGCACAGAATGAATGATTTTTGAAAGGAGAATCGGAACCAGGTCTAACGTCACCGGCGTATACCGCGAAATTTCAAACGAGTGGAAATCTGCAGACAATGGAAATCCAAACgatgcacacaaaacgctggaggaactcagcaggccaggcaccgtctatgggaaagggtgaacagtcgacgtttcgggctgagaccctttggcaggactgctgAGTGCctgcagcatttcgtgtgtgttgctgttgtgaaatctgttgacttTGCGACAGCAGTGCGTTCCGCGATAATGGAGAGACAAAGCTGTGAATTACAGTCAGTGTGTACATTACGAAATCCCGCTGGTTTCCTCcactgcgtaagtctagggaacaCCCACTCCCGTCCCGCCAAGCCGATGAATTTCAGACGGCCCTCCCACCTCaaacccctgtttgtgtggatgccgtGTGGCTGTTACAGCTCAGAGCTGATAAACCACAGACAGGACACTGCCCACGATTAAAGGAACCGTATTTATGAATCTTACCTAAATGGTGAGTGAAGAAGAATGAAAAGAACAGGGTCCGCTTTAATCGAACAGTGAGACGTGCAGGAGTCAGAGCTCATCGTGAGCGTCTCTGTCGCTCGCGCGCTGGGCCCTCGGTCCGCGTGAAAGCTCACACCGCCTTCCCAAACgtctcgaacaaacgggtctcccaccgggTTGAATCCTGcgaccggttctccccagcgtcttctctcttcatctccaacAAACGCCCCGCGCCCAACCCTCATGTCCCTCCCCTCAGCTCCAGCAACCTTACTGGACGACACCTGTCCCTCATCTTCGACAATAGCCCGGGTAGTTCTTACAGAGCTGCTGAATGGAATACCCACAGTAAAGATtacagttaaataagtagtgcaaaaatagaaatttaaaaagtagtgaggtagtgttcatgggttcagtgtccattcagaaatcggacggcagagggggagaagctgttcctgaatcgttgactgtgtcttcaggctcctgtacctcctccctgaaggcagaggggaagaagctgttcctgaatcactgagtgtgtgtcttcaggctcctgtacctcctccctgacggcagaggggaagaagctgttcctgaatcgttgagtgtgtgtcttcaggctcctgtacctcctccctgatggcagaggggaagaagctgttcctgaatcgttgagtgtgtgtcttcaggctcctgtacctcctccctgatggcggaggggaagaagctgttcctgaatcgttgagtgtgtgtcttcaggctcctgtaccccctccctgatggcagaggggaagaagctgttcctgaatcgttgagtgtgtgtcttcaggctcctgtacctcctccctgatggcagaggggaagaagctgttcctgaatcactgagtgtgtgtcttcaggctcctgtacctcaatccctgatggcagaggggaagaagctgttcctgaatcgttgagtgtgtgtcttcaggctcctgtaccccctccctgatggcagaggggaagaagctgttcctgaatcgttgagtgtgtgtcttcaggctcctgtacctcctccctgatggcagaggggaagaagctgttcctgaatcactgagtgtgtgtcttcaggctcctgtacctcccccctgatggcagaggggaagaagctgttcctgaatcactgagtgtgtgtcttcaggatcctgtacctcctccctgatggcagaggggaagaagctgttcctgaatcactgagtgtgtgtcttcaggctcctgtacctcaatccctgatggcagaggggaagaagctgttcctgaatcgttgagtgtgtgtcttcaggctcctgtacctcccccctgatggcagaggggaagaagctgttcctgaatcactgagtgtgtgtcttcaggctcctgtacctcctccctgatggcagaggggaagaagctgttcctgaatcactgagtgtgtgtcttcaggctcctgtacctcccccctgatggcagaggggaagaagctgttcctgaatcactgagtgtgtgtcttcaggatcctgtacctcctccctgatggcagaggggaagaagctgttcctgaatcattgagcgtgtgtcttcaggcttctgtacctcctccctgatggtagcaatgagaagagggcatgtcctgggtggtgggggtccttaatgatggacgctttctgaggcaccgctcctcgaACCTGTGCGTGTTGTTGTGTGGACAAATACTTGCGTGTCTACAGGTACGCAcgtgggtgtctgtgtaggggTGAGGTTGTGTACCGCTCCTGCCTCAGCCGCTGCGGTCCGTGTCGGTTCTCTCCCCTCGCCTGGCCCCCAGACGCCTGGAAATGCTCTCCGTTCTCTCCCCTCGCAGATCTTGAAGGTGAAGCACCAGACGAGCCAGCTGGTGGAGATGTCCTTCGTCCATCACAGACGCTGTGATTGTAGGTAAGAGCCAGTGACCGGCGTGGCAAAaccaggaccccccccccccgatccgaGCGGGGGGGGCCCAGCTCCCGGGACAGTCTgtggagagggaggtgggggggggggggaggcagtcTCCCAAGCCTCAGCTCTGGGCAAATCCTGAAAGCCCAGACCCAAATACCCCTGAAGTGGGCAGCTCTCTGGCAACCTTgcaaaggtacaatttaaccagagaaatgtacacaacgtacatcttgaaatgctttttctgcacaaacatccacaaaaacatgtagaaacatagaaaacctacagcacaatacaggcccttcagcccacaaagttgtgccttaccttagaaattacccagggttacccatagccctctatttttctaagctccatgtacctgtccaggagtctcttaaaagaccctatcgtatccgcctccaccaccattgctggcagcccattccacacactcaccactctctgagtgaaaaacttatccctgacatctcctctgtacctactccccagcaccttaaacctgtgtcctcttgttctaaccatttcagccctgggaaaagcctctgactatccacacgatcaatgcctctcatcattgtacacctccatcaggtcacctctcatcctccatcgctccagggagaaaaggccaagttcactcaacgtattctcataaggcatgctccccagtccaggcaacatcctcgtaaatctcctctgcaccctttctatggtttccttatccttcctgtagtgaggtgaccagaactgagcacagtaatccaagtggggtctgatcagggtcctatatagctgaaacattacctctcggctcttaaactcaatcccacagttgatgaaggcccatgcaccgtacgccttcttaaccgcagGGGCAACCTGTGTAGCAACTttcagtgtcctgtggactcggatcccaagatccctctgatcctccacactgccaggagtcttaccattaatactatattctgccatcatgtttgaacgaccaaaatgaaccacctcacacttatctgggttgaactccatctgccacttctcagcccagttttgcatcccgcTGTTACCTCCGACAGCCCTCCGCACTGTCCACAAACACCTCCAGCTCCCTTTCCTCAGCTCCGTGTTCCCTCTACCCCTCTCAACCCTGAAAGCAACGCAGCCCAGCCACAGGCCCAACGTATCCATGGCAACCGAtatgttgtctttgcggcagcactACAACGCAATAAATAGCAATAGAGGATcattgtgaattacagtaaatatgtaaACAGTTAaaagtaaataagtagtgcagaaaaatagaaagaaaacaagtagcgaggtagtgttcacgggttcaacgaCCGTTTAGcaatcggatggcggaggggaagaagctgttcctgaatcattgagtgtgtgtcttcaggctcctgtacctcccccctgatggcagaggggaagaagctgttcctgaatcgctgagtgtgtgtcttcaggctcctgtacctcctccctgatggcagaggggaagaagctgttcctgaatcgctgagtgtgtgtcttcaggctcctgtacctcctccctgatggcagaggggaagaagctgttcctgaatcgctgagtgtgtgtcttcaggctcctgtacctcctccttgatggcagagtggaagaagctgttcctgaatcattgagtgtgtgccttcaggctcctgtacctcctccctgatggcggagtggaagatgctgttcctgaatcgctgagtgtgtgtcttcaggctcctgtacctcctccctgatggcagaggggaagaagctgttcctgaatcgttgagtgtgtgtcttcaggctcctgtacctcctccctgatggcagaggggaagaagctgttcctgaatcgttgagtgtgtgtcttcaggctcctgtacctcctccctgatggtagcaatgagaagagggcatgtccagggttgtgggggtccttaatgatggacgctgcctttctgaggcatatCCTGGACACAACGGAGgccagtgtccatgatggagctgtctgagtttacaactctctgcagctcacttcgatcctgtgcagtagccccgtaccagacggcgatgcagccagtcagaatgctgtccacggcacatctgtagaaatttgcgagtgtttcaggtgacaaaccaaatctccccaaactccgAATGTTATATAGCCACTGccctgccttctttgtagctgcatcgatatgttgggaccaggcgaGATCCCCAGAGAAATTGACACCCGGGAACtaactccatctccctctctccccctctctct
Protein-coding regions in this window:
- the vegfba gene encoding vascular endothelial growth factor A isoform X2; translated protein: MDLPSTLTLLHLQLALFLLRSTLTKVPTRPSLIPREARQQASQAMMWMDVYWRSVCQTRETLVAINSEYPNEVEYIFVPSCVLLTRCSGCCNDEQLQCVPTNTDTVLMQILKVKHQTSQLVEMSFVHHRRCDCRPKKDIKRILTRTPCRPCSTKRRHYFEQNPLTCECRCWLSHRKCRDRGQELNEHTCRCEKQRR